A single Rhodoligotrophos defluvii DNA region contains:
- a CDS encoding methyl-accepting chemotaxis protein, protein MGLSIGNRILLGFAVIIAVLIGLVIYILAQFGTVRNATDLIVTRDFATLQLFDRILSQERTLAAVQEDALTSFLMRQLGETTAGEDFIAAWRRQAAITEGVLDEALATLTDYRDQATIAERKEVWTKLVQLVEQARARLAQLRTETENQFAAIAANDRVGALANQDQIQAERAEFLRNFNDARAAIEDLVRAGQQRSQQVFEASRQSIILALVLTVLLGILISYLLRQSIVNPLSNFMGFAERVGKGDLGARAEAGRDELGHLAASLNDMVAGLREITLQNRETTANLNAAAEEIRASTQQQAASVAEQLAAVQETAATVDEITHAGVQISKRAQEVISSAQTTAQNSGAGVRAVEDASRAMDLIREQAEAVAENIVALSEKTQAIGDIIATVNDISERSHLLALNAAIEAAAAGEAGRSFAVVAAEMKTLADQAKEATGQVRSILGEIQRGINSSVMLTEEAVKRVVAGKTQADTAQHTIEEMTGSIQESVQTFQQIVASTNQQQLGIEQVMGALQNIREASQQTSMSTRQLDQAAGNLAALSQQLVSLTERYRV, encoded by the coding sequence GTGGGCCTGTCAATCGGAAATAGAATTCTGCTCGGCTTCGCCGTGATCATCGCGGTGCTGATCGGGCTCGTCATCTACATCCTCGCGCAGTTCGGCACCGTGCGTAACGCCACCGACCTGATCGTGACGCGGGACTTCGCGACCCTACAGCTGTTCGACCGCATCTTGAGCCAAGAGCGTACCCTTGCCGCCGTGCAGGAAGACGCCTTGACGAGCTTTCTCATGCGGCAGCTCGGCGAGACCACCGCGGGTGAGGATTTCATTGCCGCTTGGCGCCGCCAGGCGGCAATCACCGAGGGTGTTCTCGACGAAGCCTTGGCCACCCTGACCGATTATCGCGACCAGGCGACCATTGCCGAGCGCAAGGAGGTGTGGACCAAGCTCGTCCAGCTGGTCGAGCAGGCGAGGGCGCGCCTGGCCCAGCTCAGAACGGAGACCGAGAACCAGTTTGCCGCGATCGCTGCCAATGACCGGGTGGGGGCCTTGGCGAACCAGGACCAGATCCAGGCCGAACGGGCGGAATTCCTGCGCAATTTCAACGACGCCCGGGCGGCGATCGAGGATCTGGTTCGCGCCGGCCAGCAGCGTTCCCAGCAGGTTTTCGAAGCCAGCCGTCAATCCATCATCCTCGCGCTGGTCCTGACGGTGCTGCTCGGCATCTTGATCAGCTATCTGCTGCGCCAGTCCATCGTGAACCCACTCAGCAACTTCATGGGGTTCGCGGAGCGCGTTGGCAAAGGCGATCTCGGCGCCCGCGCGGAAGCGGGCCGGGACGAGCTCGGCCATCTCGCGGCCTCCCTGAACGACATGGTTGCCGGTCTGAGGGAGATCACCTTGCAGAACCGCGAGACGACAGCCAATCTCAACGCGGCGGCGGAGGAGATCCGCGCGTCGACGCAGCAGCAGGCGGCAAGCGTCGCCGAGCAGCTGGCGGCGGTTCAAGAGACGGCGGCGACCGTGGACGAGATCACCCATGCTGGCGTGCAGATCAGCAAGCGTGCCCAGGAGGTGATCAGCAGCGCGCAGACGACGGCCCAAAACAGCGGCGCCGGGGTCAGAGCGGTCGAGGATGCCTCGCGCGCCATGGATCTGATCCGCGAGCAGGCCGAGGCAGTGGCCGAGAACATTGTCGCCCTCAGCGAGAAGACCCAAGCCATCGGGGATATCATCGCGACGGTCAACGACATCTCCGAACGCTCGCACCTCCTGGCGCTAAACGCGGCCATCGAGGCTGCTGCCGCGGGCGAGGCGGGGCGCAGCTTCGCCGTCGTCGCGGCGGAGATGAAGACGCTAGCCGATCAGGCGAAGGAGGCGACCGGGCAGGTCCGCTCCATTCTCGGTGAGATCCAGCGGGGCATCAATTCATCCGTGATGCTCACCGAGGAGGCCGTGAAGCGGGTGGTGGCCGGCAAGACCCAGGCCGATACCGCCCAGCACACCATCGAGGAAATGACCGGCAGCATCCAGGAAAGCGTGCAGACCTTCCAGCAGATCGTCGCATCAACCAACCAGCAGCAGCTTGGTATCGAGCAGGTCATGGGCGCCTTGCAGAACATCCGTGAAGCAAGCCAGCAGACCTCAATGAGCACTCGGCAGCTGGATCAGGCTGCCGGCAACCTTGCTGCGCTGTCGCAACAGCTCGTGAGCCTGACAGAGCGCTATCGGGTGTGA
- a CDS encoding chemotaxis protein CheW — MEQEATDIVIFRVRNVDCAFRRAEIREVLPLPRLSRWPGLPAVVQGFFNLGGRAVPVLDAELLFGLDDEILEERDAEAVIYQHLILVDVPSTFALLVDRVMDLATVQTTQLMPVRDRHTLNGCVGAELDLDGELIHVLEPRHLLLAEEQAVMADLTRQAEQRLKAWEAPA; from the coding sequence GTGGAGCAAGAAGCGACCGACATCGTCATCTTCCGTGTTCGGAATGTCGACTGCGCGTTCAGACGCGCCGAGATCCGGGAGGTTCTGCCGCTTCCCCGCCTGTCGCGCTGGCCTGGCCTGCCGGCGGTCGTTCAGGGATTTTTCAACCTCGGTGGGCGCGCAGTGCCCGTGCTCGATGCCGAGCTGCTGTTCGGCTTGGACGACGAGATCCTGGAAGAGCGCGATGCGGAGGCGGTCATTTATCAGCATCTGATCCTCGTGGATGTGCCTTCGACATTCGCGCTGCTGGTCGACCGTGTGATGGACCTGGCCACGGTCCAGACGACGCAGCTCATGCCCGTGCGCGATCGGCACACGCTGAACGGCTGCGTGGGCGCCGAGCTGGATCTCGACGGCGAGCTAATCCACGTTCTCGAGCCAAGGCATCTGCTGCTGGCCGAGGAGCAGGCGGTGATGGCGGATCTCACCCGGCAAGCAGAACAGCGTCTGAAGGCGTGGGAGGCGCCTGCATGA
- a CDS encoding chemotaxis protein CheW: MTSEDTPPEPGELRRRLRREIIGTLREAKSNAAARIERLLDERTRMLAARGDVLSRDAAFDSGGRKVLVCAVGGERVGLPIEAVATVLSHVTPVPVPSRVPEVVGTIASGAEIYNVLDLGRLLNTGAGERQREGMLVLLRRKAPAVALLVDRIEEAVSFAETAAMPGRQALQIRGIAEYLIDPRESDEGGIALLDVDALLAPLLSSTPTPQSGAA; encoded by the coding sequence ATGACGAGCGAGGACACTCCACCTGAACCCGGCGAGCTACGGCGACGGCTGCGCCGCGAGATCATCGGCACTCTGCGCGAGGCGAAATCCAACGCGGCCGCCCGCATCGAGCGGCTGCTGGATGAACGCACCCGCATGCTTGCCGCGCGCGGTGACGTGCTTTCCCGCGACGCTGCCTTCGACAGCGGCGGCCGTAAGGTGCTCGTCTGTGCCGTCGGCGGCGAACGGGTAGGGCTGCCGATCGAGGCCGTGGCCACCGTGCTCTCCCATGTCACGCCGGTACCGGTTCCAAGCCGCGTGCCCGAGGTGGTCGGAACCATCGCCTCCGGTGCCGAGATCTACAACGTCCTCGATCTGGGACGTCTTTTGAACACGGGCGCGGGGGAGCGGCAGCGGGAGGGCATGCTGGTGCTCCTGCGCCGGAAGGCCCCTGCGGTTGCCTTGCTCGTCGATCGGATCGAGGAGGCCGTGTCTTTCGCCGAGACTGCGGCAATGCCAGGCCGCCAAGCCTTACAGATCCGCGGGATCGCCGAATATCTGATCGACCCGCGTGAAAGCGACGAGGGGGGAATTGCACTCCTCGACGTCGATGCTCTTCTCGCCCCCCTCTTGTCTTCAACGCCAACGCCGCAATCGGGAGCCGCCTAG
- a CDS encoding CheR family methyltransferase — protein MKQFPLPSAAPAQDPAFQAIKQRIIDRTGHAYYDDKDPALWERIRRRLTATGRATCAEYMTLLDHQDQLMAAAEWQALESEITIGETFFFRYIDQFHALRQTILPDILARNRSSRRIRIWSAGCSTGAEPYSVAIVLRELMGPEVDEWSVRIIATDINEAFLEIARSGHYGGWALRAVTPEQRARYFTPEPGSGRVALKPEFRGMVMFQQHNLMSLLDDTSPLQFSDFDLILCRNVLIYFRMNDAIRIMTELAARLSVNGWLLAGTADPGPVLAGAIRYVPLPGTAAYRRLAEDVRAQAAAPRIETIMGGDPRPRPHGRTAAPAGSRTRAQPSRTRPTPFPGRTEPAMVATGTQTDLIERIRVLSGLGELDEARACCRTAIEADPINPVIYFYEGLIALALAEDADAARAFGKALYLDRQFVMAHYQLGVLHMRNGQAAAGTRHVKNAIRLSRTLADDEPVPEGGGMTAAEFRSGAMLYLEASGRRR, from the coding sequence ATGAAGCAATTCCCGCTTCCCAGCGCGGCGCCGGCTCAGGATCCAGCGTTCCAGGCGATCAAGCAGCGGATCATCGACCGCACCGGGCATGCCTATTACGACGACAAGGACCCGGCGCTGTGGGAGCGGATCAGGCGCCGGCTCACCGCCACGGGCCGGGCGACCTGCGCGGAATACATGACCCTGCTCGATCACCAGGACCAGCTCATGGCCGCGGCGGAATGGCAGGCACTCGAATCCGAGATCACCATCGGCGAGACCTTCTTCTTCCGCTATATCGACCAGTTCCATGCCCTGCGGCAAACCATCCTGCCCGATATCCTGGCCCGCAACCGTTCGTCGCGGCGGATCCGCATCTGGAGCGCCGGCTGCTCCACCGGTGCCGAGCCCTATTCGGTCGCCATCGTGCTGCGTGAGCTAATGGGACCGGAGGTCGACGAATGGTCGGTCCGCATCATCGCCACCGACATCAACGAAGCCTTCCTGGAGATCGCCCGCAGCGGCCACTATGGCGGCTGGGCGCTGCGGGCGGTCACACCGGAGCAGCGCGCGCGTTACTTCACGCCCGAACCAGGCTCCGGCCGCGTGGCGCTCAAGCCAGAATTCCGGGGCATGGTCATGTTCCAGCAGCACAATCTCATGTCGCTGTTGGACGATACCTCGCCCCTGCAATTCAGCGATTTCGATCTGATCCTCTGTCGGAACGTCCTGATCTACTTCCGCATGAACGATGCGATCCGCATCATGACCGAGCTTGCCGCGAGGCTGAGCGTGAATGGATGGCTGCTCGCGGGAACCGCCGATCCCGGGCCCGTACTTGCCGGTGCCATCCGCTATGTGCCACTGCCGGGCACTGCCGCCTACCGCCGGCTGGCCGAGGACGTGCGGGCCCAGGCGGCGGCCCCGCGGATCGAGACTATCATGGGCGGAGATCCGCGCCCACGTCCGCACGGCCGCACGGCCGCGCCAGCGGGATCGCGCACACGGGCTCAGCCCAGCCGGACCAGGCCCACGCCCTTTCCCGGGCGGACCGAGCCAGCGATGGTGGCCACAGGTACGCAGACCGATTTGATCGAGAGAATCCGGGTGCTCTCAGGGTTGGGCGAATTGGATGAGGCGCGCGCCTGTTGCCGCACAGCGATCGAGGCGGATCCCATCAACCCGGTGATCTATTTCTACGAGGGGTTGATTGCCCTGGCCCTCGCCGAGGATGCCGATGCCGCCCGCGCCTTTGGCAAGGCGCTCTATCTCGACAGGCAGTTCGTCATGGCCCATTACCAGCTGGGGGTCCTGCACATGCGGAATGGCCAGGCGGCTGCCGGCACACGCCACGTCAAGAACGCCATACGCCTTTCACGCACGCTCGCGGACGACGAGCCCGTGCCCGAAGGCGGCGGCATGACGGCGGCGGAGTTTCGGTCAGGCGCGATGCTTTATCTCGAGGCAAGCGGCCGCAGGCGATGA
- a CDS encoding M81 family metallopeptidase → MKLFIAGFDTETNTFAPLPTGRRGFEEGFMAHGDATRRPENYCSAQLHIWRRRAEERGIEVVESLCTYAEPGGLIVGSVYEDLRNEILRDLKAAAPVDMVLLALHGAMAAEGCDDCEGDILARARAVAGPRAVIGAEFDLHAHLTETMVRHADILVGYKEYPHVDIPDRAEELFTLAYDAARGTTHPVMALSDCRMIGTFRTTEQPLRGFVDRMKALEGRDGILSVSLSHSFPWADNPDVGAKVLVVADGDRAKAQALADALRDEFFAMRRALAPRFVDFDAALDEALATDGGPVVIADVADNPGGGAPGDSTFCLRRMLERRITNAASGYYWDPMAVKFCFDAGLGARFRLRLGGKCGESSGDPVDLDVTVRGLAENPTQRFGRAVGPLGAAAWVEAEGLDLVLNSLRTQVFHPEGFAALGLDVRQRKIVVVKSIQHFHAGFAPIAARILYAATPGALSPDFANLPYTKHKRPYWPRVEDPFRQ, encoded by the coding sequence ATGAAGCTGTTCATTGCTGGTTTCGATACCGAGACCAACACGTTCGCGCCGCTGCCGACCGGCCGCCGCGGCTTCGAGGAAGGCTTCATGGCGCATGGCGATGCGACGCGGCGTCCGGAGAACTATTGCTCGGCCCAGCTGCATATCTGGCGTCGCCGAGCGGAGGAGCGCGGCATCGAAGTCGTCGAATCCCTATGCACCTACGCGGAGCCGGGCGGACTGATCGTGGGCTCCGTTTACGAGGATCTGCGCAACGAGATCCTGCGCGACCTCAAGGCGGCGGCCCCCGTGGACATGGTGCTGCTCGCCCTGCACGGGGCGATGGCAGCCGAGGGCTGCGACGATTGCGAGGGCGACATTCTCGCCCGCGCCCGGGCCGTTGCCGGGCCGCGCGCCGTCATCGGTGCGGAATTCGATCTTCACGCCCATTTGACCGAGACGATGGTGCGGCATGCGGACATCCTGGTGGGCTACAAGGAATACCCGCATGTCGACATTCCCGACCGGGCCGAGGAACTGTTCACGCTGGCCTATGATGCTGCGCGCGGTACGACCCACCCGGTGATGGCGCTCTCCGACTGCCGCATGATCGGCACGTTCCGCACCACCGAGCAGCCGCTGCGCGGCTTCGTGGACCGGATGAAGGCACTGGAAGGCCGCGACGGCATCCTCTCCGTCTCGCTCAGCCATTCCTTCCCCTGGGCCGATAACCCGGATGTGGGCGCCAAGGTGCTGGTGGTGGCGGACGGCGACCGCGCCAAGGCGCAAGCGCTGGCCGATGCGCTCCGCGATGAATTCTTCGCCATGCGCCGGGCGCTGGCACCGCGTTTCGTCGATTTCGATGCAGCATTGGACGAGGCGCTGGCAACGGACGGCGGGCCGGTGGTCATCGCCGATGTGGCCGACAATCCCGGCGGCGGCGCGCCGGGTGATTCCACCTTCTGCCTGCGCCGCATGCTGGAGCGTCGGATCACCAACGCGGCCAGCGGCTATTACTGGGACCCGATGGCGGTGAAGTTCTGCTTCGATGCGGGGCTTGGGGCGCGCTTCCGCCTGCGGCTGGGCGGCAAATGCGGAGAGAGCTCCGGCGATCCCGTGGATCTCGACGTGACGGTCAGGGGACTGGCCGAGAACCCGACCCAGCGCTTCGGCCGGGCGGTGGGGCCGCTGGGCGCGGCCGCGTGGGTCGAGGCGGAAGGGCTCGATCTCGTGCTCAACAGCCTGCGCACGCAGGTGTTCCATCCGGAAGGCTTCGCGGCGCTTGGTCTCGACGTGCGCCAGCGCAAGATCGTGGTGGTCAAGTCGATCCAGCACTTCCACGCGGGCTTCGCGCCCATTGCCGCCAGGATCCTCTATGCGGCGACGCCGGGTGCCCTGAGCCCGGATTTCGCCAACCTGCCCTACACCAAACACAAACGGCCCTACTGGCCGCGGGTCGAGGATCCGTTCCGGCAATGA